In one Mucilaginibacter ginsenosidivorax genomic region, the following are encoded:
- a CDS encoding bifunctional alpha,alpha-trehalose-phosphate synthase (UDP-forming)/trehalose-phosphatase — MPKTIIVSNRLPVKISKTDNDYNLSSSEGGLATGLGSIYKQGDNVWIGWPGVEITEQQDKDTVTKQLKELSLVPVFLDQEEINQYYEGFSNEVLWPVFHYYASTYATYKQSNWDFYQAVNKKFRDVILTIAEPGDVIWIHDYQLLLLPALVRHEIPDVSIGFFLHIPFPSHEMFRLIPWRSELLEGMLGADLIGLHTFDDVRHFLGATTRILPVTSSANIIATGERSIVVESFPMGIDEQKYASLPLQDDVKHQVELIKNNFRDGKLILSVDRLDYSKGILQRLAAFELLLQLCPECIENIALYMIVVPSRDTVPQYAHLRDEIDKKVGNINSIYRTMDWSPIHYYYRSFPLETLSALYTTADVCLVTPMRDGMNLVSKEYVASRVNNDGVLIMSEMAGASKELIDAIIVNPNNTGEVCRAILQAINMPLDEQKKRMIPMRQLVAKFNIRHWVKIFMDRLKEVKLMQRSLQTRHVSNTTEQSIINRYSKTKKRIIFLDYDGTLVGFRSAIEQASPDKELYSIIQKLTEDPANQVVLISGRKHENLDEWFQHTDMYLIAEHGSWFKQPGTTWHRIAGLSDQWKHDIYPLLETYVDRTPGSFIEEKTYSLVWHYRKAQAGLGELRAGELMNNLKYLASDKGLQLLAGDKVLEVKNMDINKGKAALTLTEGKEYDFVIAFGDDYTDEDIFKALPESAITIKVGSNISAAKFYLRNPQEVRKLLTSFTKQHVGQDSRILQD; from the coding sequence ATGCCAAAGACTATTATTGTTTCTAACCGGTTACCTGTGAAAATCTCAAAGACTGATAACGACTACAATTTGTCGTCAAGCGAGGGAGGTTTAGCAACCGGCTTAGGTTCAATTTACAAGCAGGGTGATAACGTATGGATAGGATGGCCTGGTGTTGAAATTACAGAACAGCAGGATAAAGATACGGTAACAAAACAGTTGAAAGAATTGAGCCTGGTACCTGTTTTTCTCGACCAGGAGGAGATTAATCAATATTATGAAGGCTTCTCGAACGAGGTTTTATGGCCTGTTTTTCACTACTACGCATCTACCTATGCTACCTATAAGCAATCAAACTGGGATTTTTACCAGGCGGTAAATAAAAAATTCAGGGATGTGATACTCACTATTGCCGAACCGGGCGATGTTATCTGGATACATGACTACCAATTGCTGTTACTGCCGGCCCTGGTCAGGCACGAAATCCCTGATGTTTCTATCGGATTTTTCCTGCATATACCTTTCCCGTCGCATGAAATGTTTAGATTGATTCCCTGGAGATCGGAATTATTGGAAGGAATGCTTGGGGCCGACCTGATTGGCTTGCATACCTTTGATGATGTAAGGCATTTTTTAGGTGCTACAACCCGTATTTTGCCGGTAACATCTTCGGCAAATATCATCGCGACCGGCGAACGGTCCATCGTAGTCGAATCGTTTCCCATGGGGATTGACGAACAAAAATATGCATCGTTACCGCTGCAGGACGACGTAAAACACCAGGTAGAACTGATCAAGAATAACTTCAGGGATGGTAAACTCATACTGTCTGTTGATAGGCTTGATTACAGCAAAGGTATATTACAACGGCTTGCGGCATTTGAATTATTGTTGCAATTGTGCCCCGAGTGTATTGAAAATATAGCCCTTTACATGATAGTGGTACCATCGCGCGACACGGTGCCGCAGTACGCACACCTGCGCGACGAAATTGATAAGAAGGTGGGGAATATCAATTCCATTTACCGTACTATGGATTGGAGCCCTATCCATTATTATTACAGATCGTTTCCCCTCGAAACGCTTTCGGCCTTATATACTACCGCGGATGTTTGCCTTGTTACCCCGATGCGCGATGGGATGAATTTGGTGAGTAAAGAATATGTAGCCAGCCGCGTAAATAACGATGGCGTACTGATTATGAGCGAGATGGCAGGCGCATCTAAAGAGTTGATAGACGCTATAATTGTAAACCCCAACAATACCGGTGAGGTATGCAGGGCCATACTGCAGGCAATTAACATGCCCCTTGATGAGCAAAAAAAACGCATGATCCCCATGCGCCAGCTGGTGGCTAAATTTAATATCAGGCATTGGGTTAAAATTTTTATGGACAGGCTTAAGGAGGTGAAATTGATGCAGCGCTCCTTGCAAACCAGGCATGTGAGCAACACTACAGAGCAATCTATCATTAACCGGTACAGTAAAACCAAAAAGCGCATCATTTTTTTAGATTACGATGGTACACTGGTCGGTTTCAGATCGGCTATTGAGCAGGCCAGCCCCGATAAGGAGCTTTACAGCATCATTCAAAAGCTAACAGAGGACCCCGCCAACCAGGTTGTGCTCATCAGTGGGCGAAAGCATGAAAACCTTGACGAGTGGTTTCAGCACACGGATATGTACCTGATAGCCGAGCATGGCTCCTGGTTTAAACAACCGGGTACTACATGGCACAGAATTGCCGGCCTGTCTGACCAATGGAAACACGATATATACCCACTATTGGAAACCTACGTTGACCGCACGCCAGGATCGTTCATCGAAGAGAAAACATACTCGTTGGTATGGCATTACCGCAAGGCACAGGCCGGCCTTGGCGAGCTCAGGGCAGGGGAGTTGATGAATAACCTTAAATACCTGGCCAGCGATAAAGGTTTACAGCTATTGGCAGGGGATAAGGTGCTGGAAGTGAAGAATATGGATATCAATAAAGGCAAAGCAGCTTTAACCCTGACAGAGGGTAAAGAGTACGACTTTGTAATAGCCTTTGGCGATGATTATACTGATGAAGATATTTTTAAAGCCCTGCCCGAAAGTGCCATTACCATTAAAGTGGGTAGTAATATATCGGCTGCTAAATTTTACCTGCGCAACCCGCAGGAAGTACGAAAACTACTCACCAGCTTTACCAAACAACATGTAGGACAAGATTCACGGATTTTGCAGGATTGA
- a CDS encoding glycoside hydrolase family 15 protein yields MARHTYDTGIIGNCAFLAHIHKNTNIEWLCWPRFDSTFIFGGLLDKKKGGEFSILPEGEYTSHQYYLENTNVLITEISPATGGMYRVTDFAPRFYQHQRYYKPLMLFRKIEAIEGSPRVKVKCEPVSEYGAVKLRVNRGSNHIQYLGGEENIRLTTNIPISYVFDEQPFVLNEIKYLALTYGEPLEAPLITTAERFLSETIQYWRTWIKHSSIATYFQPYVIRSGLALKIHQFEDTGAIIAASTTSLPESPGSGRNWDYRYCWLRDTYYVITALNHIGHFEEMERYFSYVTDISFSTDERYQPLYSITGKKDLVENVLTDLEGYLGNQPVRVGNQASEHIQNDIYGQVMISMLPLYTDHRFVFSERKDSVRWIEFLLKKIEFTIDEKDAGIWEFRNMANIHCYSNLFQWAGASAAEKMARTIDNQELIDKAVSLKDRAAAHIESCYDPIRKVYTNSAGSSNLDASTLQLIMMNYLDPTSQRAKDHLIALENELKASNGLFYRYLYKDDFGKPKTTFLICAFWYVEALASVGRIDDAQREFGNLLKYSNHLLLFSEDVDENDGSQWGNFPQAYSHVGLMNAAYRIAIKLDRPIFL; encoded by the coding sequence ATGGCACGACATACCTACGATACCGGGATAATTGGAAACTGCGCTTTTTTGGCGCACATACACAAAAACACAAATATTGAGTGGCTTTGCTGGCCCCGATTTGACAGCACGTTTATTTTTGGTGGTTTACTGGACAAGAAAAAGGGCGGCGAGTTTTCAATTTTACCTGAAGGTGAATACACGTCGCATCAATATTATCTTGAAAACACCAATGTGTTGATTACCGAAATAAGCCCGGCCACCGGCGGTATGTACCGGGTAACCGACTTTGCCCCTCGTTTTTATCAGCATCAGCGTTATTATAAACCATTAATGTTGTTCCGAAAAATTGAAGCCATCGAAGGATCGCCAAGGGTTAAAGTAAAATGTGAGCCTGTATCTGAATACGGTGCTGTAAAACTTAGGGTAAACCGGGGTAGTAATCACATTCAATACCTTGGCGGCGAAGAAAACATCAGGCTAACCACCAATATACCTATCAGCTATGTTTTTGATGAGCAGCCATTTGTGCTCAACGAAATCAAATACCTGGCCCTTACCTATGGCGAACCACTGGAAGCGCCGCTGATTACAACTGCCGAACGTTTTTTATCCGAAACTATCCAGTACTGGCGCACCTGGATTAAACACTCCTCTATCGCCACCTATTTTCAACCCTACGTCATCCGGTCGGGACTGGCTTTGAAAATACACCAGTTTGAGGACACAGGAGCCATTATTGCGGCCAGCACTACCAGTTTACCGGAATCACCGGGAAGTGGCCGTAATTGGGATTACAGGTACTGCTGGCTGCGTGATACTTACTATGTGATAACCGCCCTTAACCACATTGGACACTTTGAGGAAATGGAGCGGTATTTTAGCTATGTTACCGATATATCTTTCTCGACAGATGAGCGGTATCAGCCCTTATATAGCATTACCGGTAAAAAAGACCTGGTAGAAAATGTTTTAACCGATTTGGAAGGCTACCTGGGCAATCAGCCCGTACGCGTTGGCAACCAGGCGTCCGAACATATTCAGAATGATATCTATGGACAGGTAATGATCTCTATGTTACCGCTTTATACCGATCATCGCTTTGTATTCTCCGAAAGAAAAGACTCGGTGCGATGGATTGAATTTTTGCTGAAGAAAATTGAATTTACAATTGACGAGAAAGATGCAGGGATTTGGGAGTTCAGGAACATGGCCAATATCCACTGTTACAGCAACCTGTTTCAATGGGCGGGAGCATCAGCTGCCGAAAAAATGGCGCGCACGATAGATAATCAGGAACTAATTGATAAGGCTGTATCTTTAAAAGACCGCGCAGCTGCACATATTGAAAGCTGCTATGACCCCATTAGGAAGGTATATACCAATTCGGCAGGCAGTTCAAACTTGGATGCCAGTACCTTGCAGCTTATCATGATGAATTACCTCGACCCCACATCGCAGCGGGCAAAAGATCATTTAATCGCACTTGAAAATGAGCTAAAAGCATCTAATGGTTTATTTTACAGATATTTATATAAAGATGATTTTGGCAAACCTAAAACCACTTTCCTTATCTGTGCATTCTGGTACGTTGAAGCACTGGCCAGCGTTGGCCGCATTGATGATGCCCAGCGCGAGTTTGGCAACCTGCTCAAGTACTCCAATCACCTATTGCTTTTCAGCGAGGATGTGGATGAAAACGATGGCAGCCAGTGGGGGAATTTCCCTCAGGCCTACAGCCATGTGGGATTAATGAACGCGGCTTACAGGATTGCTATTAAGTTGGATAGGCCTATTTTCCTCTAA
- a CDS encoding peroxiredoxin: MSLRLGDKAPNFQAKTSAGEIDFYEYLGDSWAVLFSHPGDYTPVCTTELGKTAALKDEFAKRNVKVLALSVDSVESHTGWINDINETQGVEVNFPIIADEDRKISEAYDMIHPNASVNATVRSLFIIGPDKAVKLIITYPASTGRNFQEILRVIDSLQLTANYGVATPADWKDGEDVVVVPATKTEDIPAKFPKGFTLIKPYLRTTPQPNK, translated from the coding sequence ATGAGTTTACGATTAGGCGACAAAGCCCCAAATTTTCAAGCAAAAACCTCGGCAGGAGAAATAGACTTTTACGAATATCTTGGCGATAGCTGGGCAGTATTATTCTCGCACCCAGGAGATTACACACCGGTATGCACTACCGAACTTGGTAAAACGGCCGCGTTAAAAGATGAATTTGCTAAGCGCAATGTTAAGGTTTTGGCTCTTAGTGTTGATTCGGTTGAATCACATACCGGATGGATAAATGATATTAACGAAACGCAAGGCGTGGAGGTAAACTTCCCGATTATTGCTGATGAAGACCGTAAAATTTCTGAAGCTTACGATATGATCCATCCAAATGCATCAGTAAATGCAACGGTGCGCTCATTGTTTATTATCGGGCCGGATAAAGCTGTTAAGTTAATTATTACCTATCCTGCATCAACCGGGCGTAACTTCCAGGAAATTTTAAGGGTTATTGATTCGTTGCAGTTAACGGCCAATTACGGCGTAGCTACCCCGGCCGATTGGAAGGACGGAGAAGATGTTGTTGTGGTACCCGCTACCAAGACAGAAGACATCCCGGCCAAATTTCCAAAGGGTTTCACACTCATAAAACCCTACTTACGCACTACTCCGCAACCAAATAAATAA
- a CDS encoding cold-shock protein encodes MKTGKVKWFNTQKGYGFIVTEDGKDLFVHFKDVQGGVNAIKDNDSVTYEVEEGRKGLQAVNVKKA; translated from the coding sequence ATGAAAACTGGAAAAGTAAAATGGTTTAACACACAAAAAGGTTATGGCTTTATTGTTACCGAAGACGGTAAAGATCTTTTTGTACACTTTAAGGATGTGCAAGGCGGCGTAAATGCAATTAAAGATAATGATAGCGTTACCTACGAAGTGGAAGAAGGCAGAAAAGGATTACAGGCAGTAAATGTTAAAAAAGCATAG
- a CDS encoding MFS transporter translates to MTDSTAARATRNMIFLVLVASLGYFVDIYDLLIFSIVRVQSLKDIGVPAAELLAKGQFIINVQMFGLLLGGILWGIIGDKLGRIKVLFGSILLYSIANFANGLVTDVNTYAVIRFIAGIGLAGELGAGITLVSETLSKEKRGYGTMIVAVIGLFGAVAAVNVAKYGWQRAYFVGGGLGILLLLLRIGTFESGMFKNVERSEVSKGNMLILFTSWDRFKKYLFCILIGAPLWYVVGILVTFSPEFGVALHAKDTLSAGTGVLYTYIGISVGDIFAGLLAQVTKSRKLTMAVFLLVSVGCVVYYLRAFGLSSQQFVWICFFMGCSVGYWATFVTIAAEQFGTNIRSTVTTTVPNFVRGALIPITLAFNAFKVHYGMITSGYIMMGILTLIALLSLSQLKETFGKDLDYVEIS, encoded by the coding sequence ATGACTGACTCTACCGCCGCCAGGGCAACCAGGAACATGATTTTCCTTGTACTCGTAGCTTCGCTTGGCTATTTTGTTGATATCTATGATCTTTTAATTTTCTCCATAGTAAGGGTACAAAGTCTTAAGGATATTGGTGTGCCCGCGGCCGAACTTTTGGCTAAAGGGCAATTCATTATAAATGTTCAAATGTTTGGCCTTTTGCTGGGTGGGATTTTATGGGGAATAATCGGCGATAAATTAGGTCGCATCAAAGTTTTGTTTGGTTCAATTTTACTGTACTCCATTGCCAATTTTGCCAATGGTTTGGTAACCGATGTAAATACGTACGCAGTTATCCGTTTTATTGCAGGTATTGGCCTTGCCGGCGAACTTGGTGCCGGTATTACCCTGGTATCCGAGACACTAAGTAAAGAAAAGCGTGGTTATGGAACCATGATAGTGGCTGTTATTGGACTCTTCGGCGCGGTGGCTGCCGTAAACGTAGCTAAATACGGATGGCAACGGGCTTATTTTGTAGGCGGCGGTTTGGGTATCCTGTTGTTGTTGCTACGGATAGGCACTTTTGAATCGGGCATGTTTAAAAACGTGGAGCGAAGCGAGGTGTCTAAAGGGAATATGTTAATCCTTTTTACCAGTTGGGACAGGTTTAAAAAATATCTTTTTTGCATTTTAATAGGGGCGCCGCTCTGGTATGTAGTTGGAATATTGGTAACCTTTAGCCCCGAGTTTGGTGTTGCATTGCATGCCAAAGATACCCTAAGTGCCGGCACTGGTGTATTGTATACTTACATAGGTATTTCAGTCGGAGATATTTTTGCCGGCTTACTTGCCCAGGTAACAAAATCAAGAAAACTTACTATGGCTGTATTCCTGCTGGTTTCTGTGGGATGCGTGGTATATTATTTAAGGGCATTTGGCTTATCATCCCAGCAATTCGTCTGGATTTGTTTCTTTATGGGATGCTCTGTTGGTTATTGGGCAACTTTTGTGACAATAGCAGCCGAACAATTTGGCACCAACATCCGCTCAACAGTTACTACTACGGTCCCGAACTTTGTAAGGGGCGCGCTTATACCTATCACCCTTGCTTTCAATGCTTTTAAAGTACATTACGGCATGATAACCAGCGGCTATATCATGATGGGCATACTTACTCTAATTGCCTTACTCTCATTAAGCCAGTTAAAAGAAACCTTTGG